The sequence AGCGACCCGCAGCTGATCGTGCAGCTGCGATTCTGCGGGCGGCAGCCCTGTGGCCGCTTCCTCCGCGCCTACCGCGAGGGGGCGCTGCGCGCCGCGCTGCAGAGGAGCCTGGCGGCCGCGCTCGCCCAGCGCTCTGTGCCGCTGCAACTGGAGCTGCGCGCCGGCGCCGAGCGGCTGGACGCTTTGCTGGCGGACGAGGAGCGCTGTTTGAGTTGCATCCTAGCCCAGCAGGTGCGGCCGGGCTGGGGTCAGGATGGGGTAGGGCGGGGATCCGTGGCTAAGTCCCCCGTGACGGCACGTTCCATTCCCCTAGCCCGACCGGCTCCGGGATGAAGAACTGGCTGAGCTGGAGGATGCGCTGCGAAATCTGAAGTGCGGCTCGGGGGCCCAGGGTAGCGACGGGGAGGTCGCTTCGGCCCCCTTGCAGCCCCCAGTGCCCTCTCTGTCGGAAGCgaagccgccgccgccgccacctgCCCAGACTTTTCTGTTCCAGGGTCAGCCTGTAGGTGAGGCGCAGGCG comes from Symphalangus syndactylus isolate Jambi chromosome 11, NHGRI_mSymSyn1-v2.1_pri, whole genome shotgun sequence and encodes:
- the TRADD gene encoding tumor necrosis factor receptor type 1-associated DEATH domain protein isoform X2, with protein sequence MLKIHCSDPQLIVQLRFCGRQPCGRFLRAYREGALRAALQRSLAAALAQRSVPLQLELRAGAERLDALLADEERCLSCILAQQPDRLRDEELAELEDALRNLKCGSGAQGSDGEVASAPLQPPVPSLSEAKPPPPPPAQTFLFQGQPVVNRPLSLQDQQTFARSVGLKWRKVGRSLQRGCRALRDPALDSLAYEYEREGLYEQAFQLLRRFVQAEGRRATLQRLVEALEENELTSLAEDLLGLTDPNGGLA